Proteins encoded together in one Maricaulis maris window:
- the hisH gene encoding imidazole glycerol phosphate synthase subunit HisH: MTIALIDTGCANLASVRFALERAGLDYQVVTRPDETGGCDRLILPGVGAAGPAMARLRKLGWDVALKDETRPVLGICLGMQMLFERSAEGDVACLGLIPGRIEKLPTPTDGVWPHMGWNALEFGDPEDPLLAGLEAGAYVYFVHGFYAPPGPATRASSTYGTGISAVVRHGNIAGCQFHPERSGATGARILTNFAKGSA; encoded by the coding sequence ATGACCATTGCGCTGATTGATACCGGCTGCGCCAACCTGGCCTCGGTCCGGTTTGCGCTGGAACGGGCCGGTCTGGACTATCAGGTCGTTACCCGGCCGGATGAGACCGGCGGGTGTGATCGCCTGATCCTGCCCGGGGTCGGCGCCGCCGGTCCCGCCATGGCGCGCCTGCGCAAGCTGGGCTGGGATGTCGCGTTGAAAGACGAGACGCGGCCCGTGCTGGGTATTTGCCTCGGCATGCAGATGCTGTTCGAGCGCTCGGCCGAGGGCGATGTGGCGTGTCTCGGTCTGATCCCTGGCCGGATCGAAAAATTGCCGACCCCGACCGATGGTGTCTGGCCCCATATGGGTTGGAACGCACTGGAATTCGGCGATCCTGAAGACCCGCTCCTGGCCGGTCTGGAAGCGGGCGCCTACGTCTATTTCGTGCACGGGTTTTACGCCCCGCCGGGTCCGGCCACCCGCGCCAGCTCCACCTACGGAACCGGGATTTCGGCAGTGGTGCGGCATGGCAATATTGCCGGCTGCCAGTTTCACCCGGAACGCTCGGGTGCGACGGGCGCCCGTATTCTGACCAATTTTGCAAAGGGTTCGGCATGA
- a CDS encoding TonB-dependent receptor codes for MGSQLRLSAGQAAGLAVVLLGTPALGAQLDSAAADVVVVTGERSGEAVSDTVLPVTRIDQAAIIEIGAQHPAELLSRAPGVMLNRGNGAEHLTAIRSPVLAGGAGAGSFLYLEDGIPLRAAGFANVNGLFESLSNLAGGIEVVRGPGSALQGSNALHGVINFLTPAPDQTATLVEAELGSFGRARGQLRASRAGERTSALIAIAGQHEDGWRAEAGLDRVEALVRLDGETPRFDWRATASMVTLNQETAGYVGGFEAYRDLALARSNNDPEAFRDAMALRMALALSGTTGSGRSWQVTPYLRANEMDFLMHFVPSEALEESNHASAGIQASVRTLTDWGSYTLGTDLERTRGALRETQSRPTIFSFVQGDHYDYSVRSDVAALYGQTRWQLLDSFRLQAGLRLEHVTYDYDNALADNAVGRFLRVADREDSYDLVLPHLGASWQLDADSAVIARLARGARAPQTTELYRLQPGQVIEGIEPETLDSLEIGYRRDAGGPVSYSVTAFAMQKRNVFFRDADGFNVTDGRTRHHGVELTLDYAVSPKLTLAVAGSWSEHSYDFDQPVTTPSEVIRSGARIDTAPDWLWNARLNWVPSDSFTGSLEWVYVGSYYTDAANLNRYDGHDLVNLRARYRIADGVEVFGAVRNLLDTRYAERADFAFGNDRYFPGEERGVSVGIRVRR; via the coding sequence ATGGGGTCTCAGCTGCGCCTGTCTGCCGGCCAGGCCGCGGGGCTTGCCGTTGTCTTGCTTGGTACTCCGGCCTTGGGGGCCCAGCTCGATAGCGCCGCTGCGGACGTTGTCGTCGTCACTGGCGAGCGTTCGGGCGAAGCGGTCAGCGATACGGTGCTGCCAGTCACCCGGATCGATCAGGCCGCAATCATCGAGATCGGCGCCCAGCATCCCGCCGAGCTGCTGTCGCGGGCGCCCGGTGTCATGCTCAATCGTGGCAATGGCGCCGAGCATCTAACGGCGATCCGGTCTCCGGTCCTTGCGGGTGGTGCCGGTGCCGGGTCCTTTCTTTATCTCGAGGACGGCATCCCGCTGCGGGCGGCCGGTTTTGCCAATGTAAACGGCCTGTTCGAGAGCTTGTCCAACCTGGCCGGCGGCATCGAAGTCGTTCGGGGGCCGGGATCGGCCCTGCAGGGTTCCAATGCGCTGCATGGCGTCATCAACTTTCTGACCCCGGCGCCGGATCAGACCGCGACCCTTGTCGAAGCCGAGCTGGGTTCATTCGGTCGTGCCCGTGGGCAACTGCGTGCAAGTCGCGCCGGTGAGAGGACGTCAGCGCTCATCGCGATCGCGGGGCAACATGAGGATGGCTGGCGCGCCGAGGCCGGGCTGGACCGTGTCGAGGCGCTGGTCCGGCTTGACGGTGAAACGCCCCGGTTTGACTGGCGGGCGACAGCCTCGATGGTCACGCTCAACCAGGAAACGGCCGGCTATGTCGGCGGGTTCGAGGCCTATCGGGATCTCGCCTTGGCGCGCTCCAACAATGACCCCGAGGCTTTCCGCGATGCCATGGCCCTGCGCATGGCACTGGCATTGAGCGGGACAACCGGGAGCGGCCGCAGCTGGCAGGTGACACCTTATCTGCGCGCCAACGAGATGGACTTCCTGATGCACTTTGTGCCGTCCGAGGCACTCGAGGAAAGTAATCATGCCAGCGCGGGCATCCAGGCCTCCGTCCGGACCCTGACCGATTGGGGCAGCTATACGCTGGGCACCGACCTGGAACGCACCCGGGGCGCGCTGCGCGAGACCCAGAGCCGGCCGACGATCTTCTCCTTCGTGCAGGGCGATCACTACGACTATTCCGTCCGGTCCGATGTGGCCGCGCTCTACGGCCAGACACGCTGGCAGCTCTTGGACAGTTTCCGCCTGCAGGCCGGCTTGCGGCTGGAACATGTGACCTATGACTATGACAATGCGCTCGCCGACAATGCTGTCGGGCGTTTCCTTCGCGTTGCCGATCGCGAGGACAGCTATGACCTTGTGCTGCCGCATCTCGGTGCCAGCTGGCAGCTGGACGCCGACAGTGCTGTCATTGCGCGTCTCGCCCGCGGCGCGCGGGCGCCGCAGACTACAGAGCTTTACCGGCTGCAGCCCGGACAGGTTATCGAGGGCATCGAGCCGGAAACGCTCGACAGTCTGGAAATTGGTTATCGCCGCGATGCCGGAGGTCCGGTCAGCTATTCGGTGACCGCCTTTGCCATGCAAAAGCGCAATGTCTTCTTCCGCGATGCCGACGGCTTCAACGTCACCGACGGGCGAACCCGGCATCACGGGGTCGAACTGACGCTGGACTATGCGGTGTCGCCGAAGTTGACCCTCGCAGTCGCGGGCAGCTGGTCCGAGCACAGCTATGACTTTGATCAGCCGGTGACGACGCCGAGTGAGGTGATCCGCTCCGGCGCGCGCATCGATACCGCGCCGGACTGGCTCTGGAATGCCCGGCTCAACTGGGTGCCGTCGGACAGCTTCACGGGTTCGCTGGAATGGGTCTATGTCGGCAGCTATTATACCGACGCGGCAAACCTCAACCGATATGACGGACATGATCTCGTCAATCTGCGCGCTCGCTATCGTATTGCTGACGGGGTTGAAGTCTTCGGCGCGGTGCGCAACCTGCTCGATACACGCTATGCCGAGCGGGCTGATTTCGCCTTCGGAAATGATCGCTATTTTCCGGGTGAGGAGCGCGGGGTGAGTGTCGGGATACGGGTGCGCCGCTAG
- the hisD gene encoding histidinol dehydrogenase: protein MLDIFNWTDASPDVRASALARPSTSGTADAAARDIVDAIRDQGEAAVRAYAQRLDGYAPADFRVPAATIAAARAALDPVDAEAIKAAADAVRRFHIQQGYRNYAVETWPGVTASRRATPVDTAALYVPAGSAPLVSSLIMLAVPAQLAGVPRIVVVAPPSGAGGVNPALLAAADLLGLDEVYAIGGAQAVAALSIGAAGLPKADKIFGPGNAYVAAAKAYVSSLPGGPAVDLPAGPSEVMVIADGEADPDLVASDLLSQAEHDPSAQVMLVCFDIATAERVTASVERLLADLLRADIARKALAASRILVCGSVDEAIDIANTYAAEHLILQAEAADRLLAGVRHAGSIFVGAWTPEAAGDYAAGPNHTLPTAGAAKAYGGVAVESFQKTTTILRASQQGAAAIAPTVERLAALEQLDAHALAMRLRREKAEAAEIAEQAGPRAGSKRRKTKETDVTVTVNLDRDGPIRIATGIGYFDHMLDQIAGHGGFALDVAVEGDLEIDGHHTIEDVCLTFGEALRDALGDKRGLGRFGFELPMDESRAAVWIDLSGRPFVKFEGKIPGESVGDFPVEMTAHCFRSIAESLGAAIHVKVEGENAHHMVESCFKAFGRALRQALRVEGDAMPSTKGMLA from the coding sequence ATGCTGGACATTTTCAACTGGACTGATGCGTCACCGGACGTGCGGGCAAGCGCGCTCGCGCGTCCGTCGACCTCGGGCACCGCCGACGCCGCAGCCCGCGACATTGTTGATGCCATCCGCGACCAGGGCGAGGCGGCCGTGCGGGCCTACGCCCAGCGTCTCGACGGCTATGCGCCCGCCGATTTCCGGGTGCCGGCTGCGACCATCGCCGCGGCCCGCGCCGCGCTTGATCCGGTCGACGCGGAAGCGATCAAGGCCGCTGCGGACGCTGTGCGCCGCTTTCACATTCAGCAAGGCTATCGCAATTACGCGGTTGAGACCTGGCCGGGCGTAACCGCCTCGCGGCGGGCAACGCCGGTGGACACGGCGGCGCTTTATGTTCCGGCCGGATCGGCTCCGCTGGTCTCGTCCCTGATCATGCTCGCCGTTCCCGCCCAGTTGGCCGGCGTGCCCCGGATCGTCGTGGTCGCGCCGCCGAGCGGGGCCGGCGGCGTCAACCCGGCGCTGCTCGCTGCAGCGGATCTGCTCGGTCTCGATGAGGTCTATGCAATCGGCGGCGCCCAGGCCGTGGCGGCGCTCTCGATCGGCGCGGCGGGGCTGCCCAAGGCCGACAAGATCTTTGGACCGGGCAATGCCTATGTTGCGGCGGCCAAGGCCTATGTCAGCAGTCTGCCGGGTGGTCCTGCAGTCGACCTGCCGGCCGGGCCGAGCGAAGTCATGGTGATCGCCGACGGCGAGGCCGACCCTGACCTCGTGGCCAGCGATCTGTTGAGCCAGGCGGAGCACGACCCGTCGGCCCAGGTCATGCTGGTCTGTTTCGATATTGCCACTGCCGAGCGTGTCACCGCGTCGGTCGAGCGGCTGCTGGCGGACCTGTTGCGTGCCGACATCGCTCGCAAGGCCCTGGCGGCGTCGCGGATCCTGGTCTGCGGCTCGGTCGATGAGGCCATCGACATTGCCAATACGTACGCCGCCGAGCACCTGATCCTGCAGGCCGAGGCGGCCGATCGGCTGCTGGCAGGCGTGCGTCACGCCGGCTCGATCTTCGTCGGGGCCTGGACCCCGGAAGCCGCCGGGGATTACGCCGCGGGTCCCAACCACACCCTGCCAACCGCCGGGGCTGCGAAAGCCTATGGCGGCGTCGCGGTAGAGAGTTTCCAGAAGACAACCACCATCCTGCGCGCCAGCCAGCAAGGCGCGGCTGCGATCGCACCGACGGTCGAGCGTCTCGCGGCGCTGGAACAGCTCGATGCGCACGCGCTGGCCATGCGTCTGCGTCGCGAGAAGGCCGAAGCGGCCGAGATCGCCGAGCAGGCCGGTCCGCGCGCAGGCAGCAAGCGTCGCAAGACCAAGGAAACGGACGTCACGGTGACGGTCAATCTGGATCGCGACGGGCCGATCCGGATCGCCACGGGTATTGGCTATTTCGATCACATGCTTGACCAGATCGCCGGTCATGGCGGCTTTGCCCTGGATGTCGCCGTCGAGGGCGATTTGGAGATTGATGGTCACCACACCATCGAGGATGTCTGCCTGACCTTTGGCGAGGCCTTGCGCGACGCCCTCGGCGACAAGCGCGGCCTCGGCCGTTTCGGTTTCGAGCTGCCCATGGATGAGAGCAGGGCGGCGGTCTGGATCGATTTGTCGGGACGTCCCTTTGTCAAGTTCGAGGGCAAGATCCCGGGCGAGAGCGTCGGCGACTTCCCGGTCGAGATGACGGCCCACTGTTTCCGCTCGATCGCGGAGAGCCTTGGCGCGGCCATCCACGTCAAGGTCGAGGGCGAGAATGCCCACCATATGGTCGAGAGCTGCTTCAAGGCCTTCGGCCGGGCGTTGCGTCAGGCCTTGCGTGTCGAGGGCGATGCGATGCCGTCGACCAAGGGCATGCTGGCATGA
- the hisG gene encoding ATP phosphoribosyltransferase, with translation MTTRLRIAVQSKGRLAEGGMDLLKRCGLRFAYGRDKLHQRAENMPVDLMLVRDDDIPNFVGSGACDYGIVGENVLAEEQAAGGRARELEVALRLGFAGCTLKMAAPEDGPIRSVADLASKAIATSYPALTAQFLKDRGIEAEIVEMRGSVEVAPRLRIADAICDLVSSGATLQANGLKAFETVLKSEAVLIRRKADRDPGSDGIANILMRRAQGVIASSQTKYIMLNAPTDRLDAIRALLPGADAPTIAKVAGRDDVVAVHAVCRERVFWETLEALEKEGARAILVLPIEKMLA, from the coding sequence GTGACAACCCGTTTGCGTATTGCCGTCCAGAGCAAGGGCCGTCTGGCCGAAGGGGGCATGGACCTCCTCAAGCGTTGTGGCCTTCGTTTCGCCTATGGCCGCGACAAGCTTCACCAGCGTGCCGAGAACATGCCGGTTGATCTGATGCTGGTGCGGGATGACGATATTCCGAACTTCGTCGGTAGCGGGGCCTGTGACTACGGCATTGTTGGCGAGAATGTTCTGGCCGAGGAGCAGGCGGCCGGTGGTCGCGCACGCGAGCTCGAAGTCGCGCTGCGTCTCGGCTTTGCGGGCTGCACGCTGAAAATGGCAGCGCCCGAGGATGGCCCGATCCGCAGTGTCGCGGATCTGGCTAGCAAGGCCATCGCGACCTCTTACCCGGCGCTGACCGCGCAATTCCTGAAGGACCGCGGCATTGAGGCCGAGATCGTCGAGATGCGCGGCTCGGTTGAAGTGGCGCCGCGCCTGCGCATCGCCGATGCGATCTGTGACCTCGTCTCCTCCGGCGCCACGCTGCAAGCCAATGGCCTGAAGGCGTTCGAGACCGTCCTCAAAAGCGAGGCGGTGCTGATCCGGCGCAAGGCCGACCGTGATCCCGGCTCCGACGGGATCGCCAATATCCTGATGCGCCGCGCCCAGGGCGTGATCGCTTCCTCGCAAACCAAATACATCATGCTCAACGCGCCGACCGACCGGCTCGATGCGATCCGCGCGCTTTTGCCGGGAGCCGACGCCCCGACCATTGCCAAGGTCGCCGGTCGTGATGACGTCGTCGCCGTCCATGCGGTTTGTCGGGAACGTGTGTTCTGGGAAACACTTGAAGCTCTGGAAAAGGAAGGCGCGCGCGCCATTCTTGTCCTGCCGATCGAAAAAATGCTCGCCTGA
- the hisF gene encoding imidazole glycerol phosphate synthase subunit HisF produces MLARRIIPCLDVRDGRVVKGVRFRDHEDVGDIVDLARRYAREGADELVFYDIAASARGRTVEPEWVSAVARELDIPFCVAGGIRSVDDARARLFAGADKISVNTPALEDPAIIDRLAAEFGSQCVVLGVDSRIIEGAWRVHQYTGDPDKTVIGHRRTLDWIAEGVDRGAGEVVLNCMDQDGVRDGYDIEQLEAARAVCSTPLIASGGAGRKEHFKSVFELAKVDGALAASVFHKGVIEIGQLKSWLGGEGIRVRP; encoded by the coding sequence ATGCTTGCGCGACGCATAATTCCCTGTCTCGACGTGCGCGACGGCCGGGTGGTCAAGGGCGTCCGCTTCCGCGATCACGAGGATGTCGGCGATATTGTCGATCTGGCCCGCCGATATGCCCGCGAGGGGGCGGATGAGCTGGTCTTCTACGACATTGCCGCCAGTGCCCGCGGGCGCACGGTCGAGCCGGAATGGGTCAGCGCCGTGGCGCGCGAGCTCGATATTCCCTTCTGCGTCGCTGGCGGTATCCGGTCGGTCGACGATGCCCGGGCGCGCCTGTTTGCGGGGGCCGACAAGATCTCGGTCAACACGCCGGCACTGGAGGATCCCGCGATCATCGACCGGCTCGCTGCCGAGTTCGGCAGTCAATGTGTTGTCCTTGGCGTCGACAGCCGGATCATCGAAGGCGCCTGGCGGGTCCACCAGTACACCGGTGACCCGGACAAGACGGTGATCGGTCACCGGCGGACGCTGGACTGGATTGCCGAGGGTGTCGATCGCGGCGCGGGTGAGGTCGTGCTCAACTGCATGGATCAGGACGGAGTGCGCGACGGCTATGATATCGAGCAGCTCGAAGCGGCGCGGGCGGTGTGTTCCACACCTTTGATTGCGTCGGGCGGGGCCGGACGGAAAGAGCACTTCAAATCCGTCTTCGAACTTGCCAAGGTCGATGGTGCGCTGGCCGCCAGCGTGTTTCACAAGGGGGTCATCGAGATCGGGCAATTGAAGTCCTGGCTTGGTGGTGAAGGAATCAGGGTCAGACCATGA
- the hisIE gene encoding bifunctional phosphoribosyl-AMP cyclohydrolase/phosphoribosyl-ATP diphosphatase HisIE — MMDAKTLDWKKGDGLIPAIVQDVATRQVLMLGYMNAEALAATLETGKVHFFSRSKQRLWKKGETSGNTFKLVNLSADCDSDALLVEVKPKGAACHTGTVSCFGDDPGPGLGFLAHLRAIIRKRKKDKTKGSYVGSLMAKAPKRPAQKVGEEGVEVAMAAVSESKEALTGEAADLLFHLMVLLESRDLSLEDVVDVLRKRHAIRASKPV; from the coding sequence ATGATGGATGCAAAAACGCTCGACTGGAAAAAGGGCGATGGCCTGATCCCGGCGATCGTCCAGGATGTGGCGACACGCCAGGTCCTGATGCTGGGCTACATGAATGCCGAGGCATTGGCGGCGACACTCGAGACCGGCAAGGTCCACTTCTTCTCGCGCTCCAAGCAGCGCCTGTGGAAGAAGGGCGAGACCTCCGGCAATACGTTCAAGCTGGTCAATCTGTCGGCGGATTGCGACAGCGATGCGCTGCTGGTCGAGGTCAAACCAAAAGGGGCGGCCTGTCATACCGGGACGGTGAGCTGCTTTGGCGATGATCCGGGGCCGGGGCTCGGCTTTCTGGCCCATCTGCGCGCGATCATCCGCAAGCGCAAGAAGGACAAGACCAAGGGCTCCTATGTCGGCTCCCTGATGGCCAAGGCGCCGAAGCGCCCGGCCCAGAAGGTTGGCGAGGAGGGCGTTGAAGTTGCCATGGCAGCGGTGTCCGAGAGCAAGGAAGCGCTGACAGGGGAGGCCGCCGATCTATTGTTCCACCTGATGGTGCTTCTGGAGTCGCGCGATCTCAGCCTCGAGGATGTGGTCGACGTTCTGCGCAAGCGTCACGCCATCCGCGCATCCAAGCCGGTCTGA
- the hisA gene encoding 1-(5-phosphoribosyl)-5-[(5-phosphoribosylamino)methylideneamino]imidazole-4-carboxamide isomerase, whose translation MILYPAIDLLDGRVVRLHKGEFDAVTDYGDDPRAVAEQFGEAGAVWVHVVDLSGARDGARRQGEIIRSICETGLRVQTGGGVRNSEDIEELLAAGVERVIIGSLAVTDPKRVSGWLQHYGGDHITLALDVRQIAGRYRPALKGWTDTSDTTLEDVIVRYEGKGLAHALVTDIGRDGDLSGPNIALYKRLAADYPSINWQASGGVSSLDDLRAAREAGAAGAITGKALYEGRFTIGEAVACLRDA comes from the coding sequence ATGATCCTTTATCCGGCGATTGACCTTCTGGACGGGCGTGTTGTGCGGCTCCACAAGGGCGAGTTTGACGCCGTCACCGATTATGGTGACGATCCGCGCGCGGTCGCAGAGCAGTTCGGCGAGGCCGGAGCCGTCTGGGTCCATGTCGTTGACCTCAGCGGGGCCCGCGACGGAGCGCGTCGCCAGGGCGAGATCATCCGCTCGATCTGCGAGACCGGACTGCGCGTGCAGACCGGTGGCGGCGTGCGTAACTCCGAAGACATCGAGGAACTGCTCGCTGCCGGCGTGGAGCGTGTCATTATCGGCTCGCTCGCCGTAACCGACCCCAAGCGCGTGTCCGGCTGGCTGCAGCATTATGGCGGTGACCACATCACCCTGGCGCTTGATGTCCGACAGATTGCCGGTCGCTATCGTCCGGCCCTTAAGGGGTGGACCGACACCAGCGACACAACATTGGAAGACGTCATCGTCAGGTATGAGGGCAAGGGCCTAGCCCATGCCCTGGTGACCGATATTGGCCGCGATGGTGATCTGTCCGGTCCCAATATCGCGCTCTACAAACGCCTTGCGGCCGACTATCCGTCAATCAACTGGCAGGCCTCTGGCGGGGTCTCCTCGCTCGACGACCTGCGCGCGGCCCGCGAAGCCGGCGCGGCGGGCGCGATTACGGGCAAGGCGCTTTATGAGGGCCGATTCACGATCGGGGAGGCCGTGGCATGCTTGCGCGACGCATAA